DNA from Hwangdonia lutea:
TTGGTTTAGAACAGTAGGATCAGCAACTACAAATGATGTAAATATTATTAACTGTCATTTTGGAGGAAATGTACTTAGTGGTTTAGCTCAGCCTCACTTTTTTAATATTAGTGGGCAATCTACAACCAGTAGTTTGTCTATTGTAAATTCTATTATTTATGGAAACACAAATCCTAGCGGAAACCCAGTGATTGCAGTAGATAATTCTAAAACAGCAGAAGGTGATTTTACAGATCTTTACGTGGCCTACAGTATAGCACAATCCTTGAGTCCTAATGCTACTTCGGGTAATTACGCAACTGCAGCTTTAATTAGTGGCGATCCTCAATTAGATGAAACAGATGCTTACAAACCAACAGCGCTTTCAAATACCATTAATGTAGGCAACAATACAGCTTATATAATGGATTATCCGTCAGAAGATTTATCGTTCAATGCTAGAATATTCAATAATACCATAGATTTAGGGCCATATGAGTACAATCCAACTTTAGGCGTTAATGATGTAATTGTAAATACAAATTCAGTAAAACTATATCCAAATCCTGTAAGTGATAGATTATTTGTTAAGTCTACTGAGCAAGTTGACAACGTATTTATTTACACTATTAACGGACAGTTAGTAAAACAAGTAAATGAAGTTAATAATGAAATTGATGTAGCTAATTTACCAAGTGGTTTTTATTTAATTACCATAAAAAGTAAAGCAGCTGTAACCAGCAAAAAGTTTGTAAAGCACTAACTTGTTTTACGCAAATAAAAAGCATTCAGCTACATATAGCTGAATGCTTTTTTTATTTTGTTTTTTCTAAAGTATTTGTAACCAAACCCATCACCATATCAAACTGTTCTTGTAGCGACATATTTGAATTATCAATTTCTATAGCATCATCTGCTTTTACCAGAGGTGAATCTTCTCGATTGGTATCGATGTAATCACGTTCTTGCACATTTTTTAAAACATCTTCATAAAGAACCTTATCACCGCGTTCCAAAAGTTCTTTATAACGTCTTTTAGCTCTGGTTTCAGCCGAAGCGTTCATAAATATTTTAAGCTCCGCATCAGGAAAAACAACCGTTCCAATATCGCGGCCATCCATAACCACCCCTTTATCTTTCCCCATTTTCTGCTGCTGCTCTACTAATTTTTGCCTAACTTCAGATATTGCAGCTACCTTACTTACAAAACTTGAAACCTCTAGAGTGCGTATTTGTTTTTCAATGTTTATAGCATTTAAATACACTTCGGCAAAGCCTAAATCTTTATTGAATTTAAAATTGATATCAATTTTTGGTAATTGATTTATAAGCGCTTTTGAGTTAAAATCGGCCTCACAAATTAAACCATTTTGCATCGCATAAAAGGTAACGGCTCTGTACATGGCACCCGTATCGACATACACATAACCTAAATGTTTCGCAATTTGTTTCGCAACGGTACTTTTTCCGGTAGAAGAAAAGCCATCAATGGCTATGGTGATTTTTGACATATACTAAACTTAAAAGTGCCTAAAGTACTTAACATGCCTAAAGTCACTAGAAAATAATATTCTTTTTTGATGCAGCAAAAATACTTAAAGTGTGTTAAAGCTGAAAACAAATCCGCTTAAATCAACTTTAAGTACTTATTACTATAGTGCACTTTAAGTACTTTTTTACTGTAAATCTATTTGCAAACCAAAGAAGTTGGAATTCGCTGCACTTGTATATTTAGCGTGGGTATAGCTAAAGCGCATTTTATTCATTTTAATTGAAATACCAGCCGACAAACCTGAAAAATTGCGCTGGTCTATAATGCGCAGCTCCTCACCTCTTCTAAAATTATAACCTAATCTGATATTAAATCCACCTTCAGGAAACAATTCCGCTCCTAAAATAGTATGCCTGATTACTTGTCCTAAAAATCCAATTTTTTCGTCGGATTGATTACCGCTTAAATCGCTTGTAGTTCGTGCCGGATTTGGTCTTGCTATTGGCCAGTTTTGAAGATTTTCAAACGTAACGTGCCAACGAATGGGTACATGCTCTAAGGTTTGCGACATGCCAAAATCGACTTCAAAAGGTAAGGGTTCGTTTAAACCTGCATACGTTGTTATTTGGGTTCCTAAGTTTCTAACGGCAACGGCAGCATGAAAATCCAAATCTTCATTATTGTACAATAATCCCAAATCCACAGCTGCACCAAAGGAACTGTACTGTTCTAATTTTGAGCTTATCAATTTTAAGTTGCCGCCAAAATAAAAATCGGAATAGCCAATTTGCATCGCATAACCCATAGATAAAGCGGCTTCGTTTCCTGTAAAGGTTCCGGTTTCGTTTCCGTCTTCATCATAACCTTCAAAAGAACCATAATTTATATAGGTAACCCCGGCGTGAAAGGTTTGTGTGTGCCTATCAACGGTATATGCGTAAGCGGCAGTTCCGTAACCAATTCCGCCCAAATAACTGGTGTAATTAACGGCTAATTGATTGTCCATCGCAACATTAATAGTGGCTGGATTATAAAGGGCTTGGGTAACGTCGTAATCTACATTAGTCAATACTTTACCACCTAAAGCGGCTTGACGTGGCGAGGACACCAAATTAAGAAATTGGTAAGTCGCTTCACCTCCAACTTGAGCAAAAGTTAAGCTGCCTACAAACAAGCAAAAAATAGTGATAATTTTCTTTAGCATATTTACTCGATAATCGAGGTTTAAATGTTTCGAGATTTAGCTCGAAATCAAAATTAAAACCTCTAAAGCCCCGTGCTTTTGCACCGAGGTAGTTTACCGCCACAAAGTAAACAAATCTATCTTAAAACGATAGTATGTATTTTTTATTTTAAATGAAAAACATTCCTTAAGGTTGCAGTTGCAATTGTCATTCCCTTGAAATGGGGAAACATAAAAAAACCCCGATTGATAAAATCGAGGTTTTTGAGTTTTAAAGTTACTTATAACTTCTTAGGATTCTTTACTTTTTGATTTGTAATCGCCAGTTTAATTACATCGCTCATATCGGTCACGTAGTGAAACGTTAAACCTTTTAAATACTCTGGTTTAATTTCTTCAATATCGCGACGGTTCTCTTCACAAAGTAAAATTTCTTTAATACGAGCGCGTTTAGCGGCGAGTATTTTTTCTTTAATACCACCAACAGGCAGTACTTTTCCACGCAGTGTAATTTCGCCAGTCATGGCTAAACTTTTCTTCACTT
Protein-coding regions in this window:
- the cmk gene encoding (d)CMP kinase; this encodes MSKITIAIDGFSSTGKSTVAKQIAKHLGYVYVDTGAMYRAVTFYAMQNGLICEADFNSKALINQLPKIDINFKFNKDLGFAEVYLNAINIEKQIRTLEVSSFVSKVAAISEVRQKLVEQQQKMGKDKGVVMDGRDIGTVVFPDAELKIFMNASAETRAKRRYKELLERGDKVLYEDVLKNVQERDYIDTNREDSPLVKADDAIEIDNSNMSLQEQFDMVMGLVTNTLEKTK
- the porQ gene encoding type IX secretion system protein PorQ; the encoded protein is MLKKIITIFCLFVGSLTFAQVGGEATYQFLNLVSSPRQAALGGKVLTNVDYDVTQALYNPATINVAMDNQLAVNYTSYLGGIGYGTAAYAYTVDRHTQTFHAGVTYINYGSFEGYDEDGNETGTFTGNEAALSMGYAMQIGYSDFYFGGNLKLISSKLEQYSSFGAAVDLGLLYNNEDLDFHAAVAVRNLGTQITTYAGLNEPLPFEVDFGMSQTLEHVPIRWHVTFENLQNWPIARPNPARTTSDLSGNQSDEKIGFLGQVIRHTILGAELFPEGGFNIRLGYNFRRGEELRIIDQRNFSGLSAGISIKMNKMRFSYTHAKYTSAANSNFFGLQIDLQ